Below is a window of Perca flavescens isolate YP-PL-M2 chromosome 12, PFLA_1.0, whole genome shotgun sequence DNA.
CCTGTGCACAAAGCCAGGTCCATAAAAAAGGTTTTCTGGGTTTATTTATTTCTCCTGTGGCTGAATGGGAacaaatccctgcagccaggtTCTAACATCTGTTGGAAAACGTGAAGCCAGAGGAGTGGATGCAGTTTTGGAATAAGAATAAGTTCCACAAAGTTTTGGCCATGTAACGTGTGTAACATTATAAGAAAGCTTAATATCATTCTTTCTTGCTTTTACCTTCTCAGCTTGGGAGGATACGCTTCAAGATGATGACAtgacagaaaaagaagaggCCAAGTAAGCCAAGGCTCAAATAAGTGTTAATATAATATTTCACTGTCTTGTGTCTTTGTTCCCTTAAAGGGTCTGTTCACCATATGTTATTTATCTTACTTCTGGTAGTATGTAGCCATGCAGATAGCTTCAGTTTCATGTGTCAAAGTTTTGAGATATCCACATCTAAAAGGTCTTCCATGACCCCAATATAttggaaaatataattttatttgTGCTGCTCAAAAAACTCAATCGTACAGAAACAATGCCTCAGGAAAAATACCACCATTACTCACAGGACTGCTGTCAGCCGTTTTCATTTCTTCAGTAGAGAGTAGTTCCAAAGATACGGAAGAgggggccacatgtgaaaaaataaattgagTTCAGAGTtcaaagtcagaattctgagaataaacgTACGTACACACAGCCGCCGACTCGagcttcattcattttcaatggaagccgGCTTCTCTCAGCCTCAAGAAGCGGCAAATCAGTCGGCATCATGTTTTGGCCTTGTTGGGCGTGTTGAAGAATAGAATGCTGCCGcgtcagagcggccaaagcgtcaaaaGCTTCCCCATACTTTCTTGACAAGCGTTCTTGACAGggcggccagagcttctttTGCAGCGGTGtgtttttagacatttaaaaaaaagattaaagtcagaattttcCTCTTCCATACAAAGAAAATTGTTGACAGCAAGTTGTTTAATTCTTTGTGCAGCAGACAAAACCTAAATGTATTCACCTCCAATGTATTGGAAAGGAAGCTGGATGTCTCAAAACTTGGGCAGATAAAACCACTACTATGTGTATGGCTAGATACACAGGTGGTAAGTGAGAGATCCAGTGACGTTGCTCTGTAATCACTCTAAACTCGTTGGTCTCAGAGCGTTTGCTGTGACGGCAGACAAGGTGCAGAAGGGCATCCGTGTCTTCAACAAACTGTTTTCGGAGCGCGCCGAGACCCTCTGGCAGCACGTCATGGACCTCAACAGCATCGCAGACGGCCTGGACAAGTTCAGCAAGAACACAAAGATTGCTCAAATCACCGGCGGCTCCACCAGCGCCCTCGGGGGCGTGGCCACCATCACCGGCCTCGCCCTGGCCCCGTTCACCATGGGAACCTCTTTGATTGTGACGGCGGTGGGATTGGGTGTGGCCACGGCCGGCGGGCTGACGTCAGCAGGGGCCGGCATCTCCAACCAGGTCAACAACTCGATGGACCGCAAGAAGGTGGAGAAGATTGTGCAGGACTATCAGGAGAAGATGGACGACCTCAATAAGTGCCTGACGTTTGTCAAGCAGGGTATCGAGAACCTGAGGAGGTTCGACCTgatcaaaatgaaaaagcacGCCTACAACCGTGACTTCCCAGCGCTCAATTTGAATTTCTACGAAGACGGCGCCATGGCAGGAAAGGCCATTCTCAACAACGCTAATGAGATCATGCGGTTGGTGCAGATCGCCAATATGGCGGGCAGCACAGCAGCCAGAGCGGTCCAGATTGCCAGTATGGCCACTGGTGTGCTCGCGGGACTCTTTGTAGGCATGGACATCTACTTTGTGGCCAAGGACTCCAAAGAACTAAAGAAAGGGGCCAAGTCAGAGTTTGCTGCCAAAATCAGGGAGGTGGCTTTGCAGCTGCATGATGGTCTGGTGGAGCTCAACGGGATACGAGGGGAGCTGCAGACCACCACACCAGAAACCAACGCAGGCAATAATACAGCTGCTTTGGACAGTgacaagaaagagaaaaatgacAGTTCAAGTGAAGATGAAATCGACCGCattaaaaaagccattaaaatggACTATGAGAACCGAGAATATGTGTGACGGAAAATTGAAAACTGTGCAAAGGCCTTAAAGGGGCTGTGCTTGAAATAAAAAGCGGGCTGGGATTGCCTTCACACGGTACTCCCAGACcatagagacagagcgcattGCATCATTCGCTTTTGGGTTGGCTgcttataaaaacataatttatgggttatttacattgttggtagtgagtatcaccacacagcagcttttaggcaaggcaaggcagctttatttgtatagcatatttcagcaacagggccaTTCAAAGAGCTTTACCTAAAACGTTAggtatttttctgttgttttctagCAGACGGAATTGACAAGGAGGCTCCTTCACGCaatacaagtcaatggagagcggCGCAGGTGGGACTTAaatgcgctctgtctctattGCCCAATAAGTTAAATACTAAAAATATTTAGTAAGTAAGGAGGTTTTTTGTCAGAGCCACACGCACTTAACATGCACGCACAGCCGGACCAGGTATCAGAACAAAGAATAGAGAAGCTTGGGACtttattctctgctcaggaGGCCATTACTCCACTAAATCTGCTATATTAATGTGCTGTATATTGAGTGCAGTCCCTTTAAACTGTGCTTTGTTATTAGGGTTTCAGAAGTGtcagtttcttctccttcaAAATGTTTCCAAGTGTTTTTGAAAGTACCGGCTCATAACTCAAGCTTACTTTGGCATCTGCGAGGTGGTTGGTGCTAATTTCTTAAAATGGAAAACTACAATAATGCCGGTTTCTAAATGAGGGAACTCCACTCTTGATGAAATGTAGTAGTTTTTAAAACCTCCGGACTTTTCTTTTAGGGATGTGACTTCTTCAATCTAAACAGCATTTACACTACTGAGAGGAACTGAGACTTTGCGGTAGATAAAGTATCACATCTGCTTCTCTGGCTGTTGTGACAACGCGTGTGAAATGGGATACAAAGATTTAACTAAATCATGTATCTGGATAGTACAGTTTTAAATGAGTTAAAGAAATAAGTACAAAGTATTTTGTAGACTTTACAATTTAGACTTTAAAGTGTTGCTTAGAGTCTCATTAAAGTGTGCTGGTTCATATTGAAACACAAGGACTGTTACTGACCAGGTGTAGAGATTGTGTATACTTTTAGGGACGACTGCCTTTATTATTTACAATGCCTTAGAAATGCAGCATTAGTCggtttttctgtctctgttgtTGATTTTAGTGTCAGGCCTGCAACAAAACCATTTCCCACTCATCCTCTGCTTGAGATTTTTGATCTGATGTGGGATGTTTTCAAGTTCTACAAGTCTTGACTTTATTATATTGGTCTCATTTTGAGGAATGGTGGTAATAAGCTTTGATTTAGATTGTTTTTACAAAAGAACCAATAAAATGACataactagaagggcactctgAGAGCGCAAACCTCCGCCAAGACATGCCCTATCTCATAAtattaatgcagtgtgaataccctggaaatccagagttctcgcgagagcacatTTTGAATTTTCACAGCGAGTCACTCTAGCgttgagtaatgatgctcattaactatgcccttgtagccgagtTGCACccatcacatcggtgtatctgatatagtatataatatatatatatataatataattggTTCGTTCTTGGCCCATGCCGCACCCTTTCACCacgttattttgttactttcaaTAAGTTATTATTCGAGCCAGTAGTAGTTTTTCCGTCATCccgctgacagacaaacaaacggACTAACCATAACGTCCCCGTCCTCATTATGGTGAGAAAGCAGCAGGATGGAAAACTAGTGATTCACTAAACCGGGTTGCACCATcaaaacttaaagtgctcatattatgctttttggctttttccctttcctttattgtgttatatatctttttgtgcacgttataggtttgaaaagtgaaaaagcccaaagtccaccccaaagggacttaccatcttccagagaaaacactgttcacaaactgctccaaacagcctttacttccgtgacaaacgtgcatcactttgtaacacacgttataatgctcgcctagctgctagcgtggtacTCCCTCatgcaaatttacgaatcccactatggccacgccaagacccgccctacaaagcagctcgattggtcggggttaggcatttgacctcaagtggttaaggttaggtatccgattggtcaggggataggacctgaacaaatggggttacgttaccttgcataagcatggacacctggccaataaatgctattgaagggctggtcttggcgtggccatagtgggattcgtaatatcgcctccctcatactctgcagttgactagctagcagtacttactgcgcatgtgcgactcccaacaaagatggaacagaagtgagatgcctcactctgtagctaaaacagagagctcaacacacagggtgaaaagaggagctgcaacaatgtgcagtacaacaaaaatatgatgttttctgaaaattaaaccacataaacctattctggtacaacccaAATACCATTAtgaagcataatatgagcactttaatgtatGTCTTGGCTATTAAAGACTTTAGTAATGTGTAAATCattcttgttgttgttattattgaatataacttaaaaaaaaacttttagggAAGCAATTGATGCATTAGACTTTACTGCcga
It encodes the following:
- the apol1 gene encoding apolipoprotein L1 isoform X2, whose amino-acid sequence is MDRYDNMDLELECDGEAQKTSLFGAMFKRSSKSADTPLQAQETGGVFSGMFKKSPKPFGARTQSQPVKQTNSDVEDPAVDGEKSSDDKQVKSNMIQQETEERSETPVVPPRPTEEEMKRTSKYDKVKAKGTEDNQSQSDGLKKDESAEAEEEEEVNPPESKTAQSDDEVLIEEDDSPPKEEKKVEEGQDKTETKDKKPKRHNPFMPRGKGKSIQRSSQYSAAGKTAENEGGNRSLFDQLEDFRFDPAQPEDRQGVEDLMDWWNTVESWEDTLQDDDMTEKEEAKAFAVTADKVQKGIRVFNKLFSERAETLWQHVMDLNSIADGLDKFSKNTKIAQITGGSTSALGGVATITGLALAPFTMGTSLIVTAVGLGVATAGGLTSAGAGISNQVNNSMDRKKVEKIVQDYQEKMDDLNKCLTFVKQGIENLRRFDLIKMKKHAYNRDFPALNLNFYEDGAMAGKAILNNANEIMRLVQIANMAGSTAARAVQIASMATGVLAGLFVGMDIYFVAKDSKELKKGAKSEFAAKIREVALQLHDGLVELNGIRGELQTTTPETNAGNNTAALDSDKKEKNDSSSEDEIDRIKKAIKMDYENREYV
- the apol1 gene encoding apolipoprotein L1 isoform X3, which codes for METGGVFSGMFKKSPKPFGARTQSQPVKQTNSDVEDPAVDGEKSSDDKQVKSNMIQQETEERSETPVVPPRPTEEEMKRTSKYDKVKAKGTEDNQDNQAMISRSARPSEESQSDGLKKDESAEAEEEEEVNPPESKTAQSDDEVLIEEDDSPPKEEKKVEEGQDKTETKDKKPKRHNPFMPRGKGKSIQRSSQYSAAGKTAENEGGNRSLFDQLEDFRFDPAQPEDRQGVEDLMDWWNTVESWEDTLQDDDMTEKEEAKAFAVTADKVQKGIRVFNKLFSERAETLWQHVMDLNSIADGLDKFSKNTKIAQITGGSTSALGGVATITGLALAPFTMGTSLIVTAVGLGVATAGGLTSAGAGISNQVNNSMDRKKVEKIVQDYQEKMDDLNKCLTFVKQGIENLRRFDLIKMKKHAYNRDFPALNLNFYEDGAMAGKAILNNANEIMRLVQIANMAGSTAARAVQIASMATGVLAGLFVGMDIYFVAKDSKELKKGAKSEFAAKIREVALQLHDGLVELNGIRGELQTTTPETNAGNNTAALDSDKKEKNDSSSEDEIDRIKKAIKMDYENREYV
- the apol1 gene encoding apolipoprotein L1 isoform X1; translation: MDRYDNMDLELECDGEAQKTSLFGAMFKRSSKSADTPLQAQETGGVFSGMFKKSPKPFGARTQSQPVKQTNSDVEDPAVDGEKSSDDKQVKSNMIQQETEERSETPVVPPRPTEEEMKRTSKYDKVKAKGTEDNQDNQAMISRSARPSEESQSDGLKKDESAEAEEEEEVNPPESKTAQSDDEVLIEEDDSPPKEEKKVEEGQDKTETKDKKPKRHNPFMPRGKGKSIQRSSQYSAAGKTAENEGGNRSLFDQLEDFRFDPAQPEDRQGVEDLMDWWNTVESWEDTLQDDDMTEKEEAKAFAVTADKVQKGIRVFNKLFSERAETLWQHVMDLNSIADGLDKFSKNTKIAQITGGSTSALGGVATITGLALAPFTMGTSLIVTAVGLGVATAGGLTSAGAGISNQVNNSMDRKKVEKIVQDYQEKMDDLNKCLTFVKQGIENLRRFDLIKMKKHAYNRDFPALNLNFYEDGAMAGKAILNNANEIMRLVQIANMAGSTAARAVQIASMATGVLAGLFVGMDIYFVAKDSKELKKGAKSEFAAKIREVALQLHDGLVELNGIRGELQTTTPETNAGNNTAALDSDKKEKNDSSSEDEIDRIKKAIKMDYENREYV